In the Mesoplodon densirostris isolate mMesDen1 chromosome 6, mMesDen1 primary haplotype, whole genome shotgun sequence genome, atattaaatatcttatttctttctcttatgTTGCAGTGTTCCtctctttgtcttttaactttgctCAGGGGATATTTTGGTGtacagaaatttttcatttttatgtagtcaaTTCTGGTTTAGTGAATTATTTAGTTAAGTTCTAGACCTTAGGTTTCAGTCTCTTAGCTTACCCTGGAGTGTTTTATAAGTGCCCTCAGCAAACAAGCGTACAGATCCAATCTTCCTCTCAAAGTGGGGTGCTTCCAAAGCTGCAACATAAAGTCCTATTCCTGCAGTTCAACtggcatgaccttgggcaagtcattttctttctctgggtcACTGTTTTTCTACCAGTCAAATGGTGGGGATCAAATAATACCTCTTTTGCAAGGCTGCCAAGAGGATTAGATGGCACAAAAGTGCTTCTTAAACTTAGAGGGAGGTGTTTAAAGGGTGGAGTTGCTGCTATTTTGAGGGCTGTGTTGCACTGTGCTCCATGAAGGCATGCACTCTGTCTGGTTTCCCACTGATCCCAGCCCTGGATGctgggcctggcacagagaaggctTTATGGCACGTGCTGGCAATGGAGATGAAAGAACTCACCCCACAGGAACTGACTCTGCCCCAAGGCTTGCTGCTGGAAGATGCTAGAATTGCCTGGATGCATCTGAGTGGGAGGGTGGGCCCAGGCTGAACCAGGCCACTGACCCCTGCTGTCCCGGCAGGGTTACCCACCCCTGACGAAGATCCTGGCCAGTTTCTTCGGGAAGTTGCTGGGACAGGACATAGACCCGCTCAAGAACGTGCTGGTGACTGTGGGTGCCTATGGGGCCCTGTTCACAGCCTTCCAGGCCCTGGTGGACGAAGGAGACGAGGTGAGTGGGCAAGGCCAGGGCTGGGTGGGGGTGAAGGGTCAGGGTGGTGCCGACCCCAGCCAATCTGATTCTTGTACCAGGTCATCATCATCGAGCCCTTTTTTGACTGTTATGAACCCATGACATTGATGGCAGGGGGTCGCCCTGTGTTTGTGTCCCTGAAGCCGGTAAGGATGCtggttggggtgtgtgtgggcAGAGGGGTCCAAGGAGTGTGCTGGGTTGAACCCTGGGaggtgagaaagaaggaaggaagtgaaGGAGGGTGGTTTCTCCAGGATGAGGAGAGGGGTGTCCAGAGCCCGAGAGGAGAGACAGTGGGGAGAGATACCTGGGGGGAGGAAGGCCGAATTTCTAGAGATGAAAGTCAGGTGGGTAAGTATTgccaccccctcccacctcctcttgcAGAGACCCAAGCAGGACGGGGAACTGGATTCCAGCAGCAACTGGCAGCTGGACCCCACGGAGCTGGCCAGCAAGTTCACGTCTCGCACCAAAGCCCTTATCCTCAACACACCCAACAACCCCCTGGGAAAGGTACCTGAGAGACCTCCTCCGGGGACCCCTCCAGATTGGCTCACGTCCCTGCTCTGTTACTCTTGTGCTGCCatggggcctcagtttctttgtctgtgaaGTGGGAGGACTACCTGCGATGAGCTCTGAGGACCAAAGCTCCCAGGGGtcccagggcctggggcagggatCCCCAGGGAAGGTATCAGGCCTTGGGTGGTGGAACGGGCTGGACACCTCCATGACTTCCCCATGAACCTGGGCCAGTGACTTCACCTCTCcagtttctcatctggaaaatgggaacatGACAGAACTGATGTGAAGGAAGACCCAGGCTTCCACCTGTGTCTCTCCTTTACTGTCACACCGTTACCacactcacaacacttctgacaccagatatgtggggttttttcccaCACTAAGCAATTCTGTGAGACCAGCTGGGTGTCCCACAAGTCAActcaatttaattcaattctgacactgtctacctggagatggcgtcagatcccacaggttaagggctcagtctcacaaggctgccccccaccccactccagacaccaatcacaagtccaggttgtcacctgtgcttctgacctatGGTTGTAAATCTGGGGTGCCCACAACCCCCTCCTCGGTTCAATtcatttgctagagtggctcacaggaCTCAGGGAAACACCTACTTACagttaccagtttattaaaggatatggtaaaggatacagatgaacaaccTGATGAAGACATGtagggtgaggtctgggaggtTCCTGAGCACAGGtgcttctgtccctgtggagctGGGGTGTGTCAACCTCCTGGTACCTGGATGTGCTCACCCACTTgcaagctctctgaaccctgtcctattgggatttttatggaggcttcaatTATcaactccatttccagcccctctgCCCTCTCTGGAGAAAATTCCAAACTTCCAATATGGCTTCGTCTTTCTGATGGATCAGCCCCAATCCAAGAGCCAACTTAGAgttgcctcattagaacaaaaatgCTTctagtgctcttttttttttaatttatttatttttggcgcattgggtcttcgttgctgtctgcaggctttctctagttgcagctagtgggggctactctttgttgtggtgcatgggcttctcattgcggtgacttcttttgttgcggagcacaggctctaggtgcgtgagcttcagtagctgcagcactcgggctcagtagttgtggcatgcggacccTAGagcgcaggggcttcagtagttgtggcatgcgggccctagagcacgtgcgcttcagtagttgtggcatgcgggctcagtagttgtggctcatgggctctagagctcagcttcagtaggtgtggcgcacaggcttagttgctctgcggcatgtgggatcttcccggaccagggctcgaacccatgtcccctgcactggcaggcggattcttttttttgttgttgttataaatttatttatttatttatttatttatggctgtgttgggtcttcattgctgtgcatgggctttctctagttgtggcaagcggtggctactctttgttgccatacgcaggcttctcgttgcggtggcttctcgttgtgcttgtggagcacaggttctaggcgcgtgggcttcagtagttgtggcacgagggctcagtagttgtggctcacgggccctagagcacaggctcggtagttgtggtgcacgggcccagttgctccgcggcatgtgggatcttcccagaccagggcttgaaggcaggcggattcttaaccactgcaccaccagggaagtccacttctATTGCTCTTACCACTTAGTaatttacaagggttttaggagttctgtgccaggaatcggggcagatatatatatatatgtgtgtgtatatatatatgtgtatatatatatatatacacatatatatatatgtattttctgttATCACAACCAACTTCACAGGGTCACTGTTGCAGGGATAGGATGGGGCAGAAAAGCCCTCAGCACCGGCTCTGGCCCTGTCTTTTCATCTCTCTAAGCAGGCCTGTCTGTTTGGGGTTGGTCCCTGCAGGTGTTCTCCAGGGCAGAACTGGAGCTGGTGGCCAGCCTGTGCCAGCAGCATGACGTGGTGTGTATCACCGACGAGGTCTACCAGTGGCTGGTCTACGACGGGTGCCAGCACATCAGCATCGGTGAGCTGAGCTGGCCAGGGTGCCCCCCTTCCCCTGGACGTTTGTGGCAGGGCCTTGAGCCCAATCTGGGTGTCAGCGCAGGCCTGGTGATTAGGACCGAGGGGTCTAGACCCACACAGGACATGTGACCTGGGGCAgtgacttcatctctctgagGACAGGGGAACACAATGGCACCTGCCTCCCAGGGGTGTCATGAGGGTGAGCTCAAATAAGTCCTGGAAGTAGCTTAGCACATAGTGGAGTCCAGAGCGTTGAGAGCCTGAGTGCCTGCTGGGGTCCAgccaccacccctcccctgcccccacccccgtctCAGCAGCTGCTTTCTTTGGCCTTGGGCAGCCAgcctccctggcatgtgggaacGCACCCTGACCATTGGCAGCGCTGGCAAGACCTTTAGTGCCACAGGCTGGAAGGTGAGTCAACGAGGGTGGGGGTGACCCCTCCCTCTACAATCCTTGGTAGGCAAGGCTGGCCTGGGAATCCAGAAAGGGTTTGGTCAGGCCCTGAAGGGCCTCACCCCCTACCTATGTTCCTGGCCCAGGTGGGCTGGGTCCTAGGCCCGGACAGGCTCCTGAAGCACCTGCGCACTGTGCACCAGAACTCCATCTTCCACTGTCCCACACAGGGCCAGGTGAGGTGGGGGCAGCACCCGCCCCAccgggggaggaggtggggcaaGAAAGGAGTTCGGGCTGGCTCCAAGGTCAGGTCACACCTGACCTGCTTGtccccccgccctccccaggtTGCAGTAGCCCAGAGCTTTGAGCGGGAGCAGCTGCACTTCGGCCAACCCAGCAGCTACTTTGTGCAGCTCCCACAGGCCATACAGCGCTGCCGTGACCACATGATACAAAGCCTGCAGTCTGTAGGCCTGAGGCCCGTGATCCCCCAGGGCGGCTACTTCCTCATCACAGACATCTCGGAATTCAGTGAGTGGGACTGGCCGGGCTGGGCCAGGTACAGGGCCCTGGAGGCTGCCCAGGGCTCAGCCTGGCCTCTGTCCCACAGAGACCAAAATGCCCAACTTGCCTGGAGCTGCAGATGAGCCTTATGACAGACGCTTCGTCAAGTGGATGATCAAGAACAAGGTGGGCTGGGCCTCTGCCAGGGCCGCTGTGTATGTTTTACAGGCTGTGCACTGCTAAGGGTGCCTGACCAGGGGGCTGATGCACCAAAATCCAGCCAATCCTCTGCCTTGAGCCGTGGTACAGGGTTGCATCCACGTCAAAGAATGGGGAGGCTGTTTTTAATTTGCTCAAATATGCCTTGTGGGCTGGCAGGCATTCTTGccctctcagggcctcagtcttcccatctgtaCAGTGAGGAGTTGGCCCATTAACTCTGAGGTCCATCCAGCTCAGAGCTACGATTCTaagacttatttctttttttgtttgtttgtgggggtttttttggtttttgttttggccatgccacatggtttacaggatcttagttccccgaccagggattgaacccgcaccctcagcagtgaaagcgcacagtcctaaccactggaccgccagggaattccctgggactTATTTATTCTATGGCTCTGCCCTGACCTGCCACATGATCTTCCCTGCTCTcagcctccctctcccttttgtACATAAGGAGAGACTTGGAATGATGATTTGGGATGCTTTTCCTCTGACCCTGATGCAGCACTGGGAGGTGCTGCATTGAAGCTAATTTGCCTTCTCCTGTCTCATCACGGGAACATCTCTGACCCCCTGGAGCCCCCCAGAGGCGTGCTGGGCTGTGGGGCCGCTGAGGCATGGGCTTCCTCCTCCACAGGGCTTGATGGCCATCCCGGTCTCCATCTTCTGCAGCGTGCCACATCAAAAGCTCTTTGACCACTATATCCGCTTCTGTTTCATGAAGGTAAAggacaggcctgggggagggaagacCTCCCCAAgcctccccaggcctcctgcgggtgtggggagaggggtagGACCAATCTGTGTTGGTGCAGGATGAATCCACGCTCCAGGCCATGGACGAGAAGCTACAGAAGTGGAATGATGAGCTCAGGCCCTGACATCACCCCCTGGGCCCTGCATTGCCTGGTCCCTGCACACTCTGCAGGGCTCTATCTTTGTCCAGGTTTCAGCCATTCCCAGGTTGGGGGTAGATGGTACTGGAGGATCTCTTCTCTGTAACACAGAATAACCTCAGGGAAGAGCCCCCCTTTTGGTCTTGGGGGAGTCAGGAGCACTTCCCCATGGTGCATAGCTATGTTCCTGTTGCAGAGGTGAAGGAGGCCTGACCGGGGCCTCTCCCTGGTCCTCCCTGTGCTGGGCTATATGGTCTTGGGACCCTCTGGCCTCCCCAGACTCAGCTGGGACTCAGAGGGCAGAGTTCAATAGTGTACTGGCCTTGGGtctcagccctggccccagccttgCACTGGCCCCAGCCAGGCCTCAggcatccctcccttcccttatCTAAGCTTGATTTTGGAAAGTTGCCCTTAGGCTTGACTCTTCAGGCCAGTACTTCTGCCCATAATAAAGTTTTAAGTTGTTCAAACTGTTATTGgctgcttctctctccttcacaCCCTGGTGCTGATTGCAGATGGGGGCTTAGTCAGAATGGAAGgcacctcccacctccctaaACCTCAGATCCCAGACTCTCTTTGTacacatgtgtttttgttttgttttgttttgttttaagatgttgggggtaggagtttattaattaatttatttatttttgctgtgttgggtcttcgtttctgtgcgagggctttctctagttgtggcaagtgggggccactcttcatcgcggtgcgcgggcctctcactatcgcggcctcttgttgtggagcagaggctctagatgcgcaggctcagcagttgtagctcacgggcccagttgctccgcggcatgtgggatcctcccagaccaagacttgaacccgtgtcccctgcattagcaggcagattctcaaccactgcgccaccagggaagccctacaaatgTGTTTTGAGGCCCAAAGAAGGGCAGGAACTTGGACCTTGTCTGAGGCCACCCAGTTAGTTAATGGTGAAACCAGGCCTAGGGGCTCAGATGGTATGTGTTaccgttgttgttgttgttgttgttgttggtggtggtggtggtggtggtggtggtggtgtgtgtgtgtgtgagtgtgtgtgtgtgtgtgtgtgtgtgtgtgtgtgtgagtgtgtgtgtgatgggggccTCAGTTGAGTGTCTTAACAGGGAAGACGCGGACAGTCACACCCCACAGGGATCAGAGTCCAGGCCAGGATTGCCAGGGATTACATAATTAGACAGAAGGGGAAAGGAATGTTTCCCCTAACATTTATTGCTCACCCCTGCATGCCGGGCACTTGGATGCGCACCATCTCATTAAAGGACCCCTGAGACACGAGTTACTGcctccatttcacaggtgaggaaaccgctTTGGAGGTGAGGGGACTTACCTGAGGCCATCCAGCTGGTAAAAGGTAGAAATGAGATTTGATCCCAGGGGTGGGCCTCCCACTGGAAAGCAACGCAACTCCTGAAATCATTTGGAAGGTGGTGCTGGGGAATTGTCTTGAAGTTGCATTTGCATAGCAAGCTCATGGGTTTTGCTCATATCACATATTTAATTGGGGGAGCTGATGGGAACATatagtataataaaatatatttggtctttgtccatggttcctggcacagagctcctaaacccCTTGTAATCTCATGAGTGATAGtagtgtcttttgttattcagAATGAACCCcttcaaccatgtgattagatGCTTAGAACTTTCAGCCTCAAACCCAGACCTCAGGGAGGGAAAAGGGACTGGACATTGAGTTCAGTCACATGGCTGATGATTTAATCAGGTGTGCATATGTAATAAAATTCCACATAAAAACCCTGAATCACTGAGGCTCAAGGaccttctgggttggtgaacacatcgaTGAGCTGGTAGGGTGGCCCATCCGGAGAGGGCATGGAATCTCTGCACCCCCCTCTCCCAAGACCTTAGTCTATGtacctcttccatttggctgttcctgggTTGTTATCTTCTCTAATGAAACTCTAGTAGTAAGTATAGCACTTTCCTGAGGGCTGTGAATTGTTTCAGCAAATTATTGAATCTGGGGAGTGGTCATGGAAATGCCGGAATTTGTAGTCGGCCAGGCAGAAGTGTGGGTGGCTGGTGACCCCACTTGCTGCTGACATCTGAAGTGGgagacagtcttgtgggactgatcCCTTAACCTATGAGGTCTGTGCCAACTTGTCAGAATTTAATTGAAGTGTAGGACACCCActtggtgtcagagaattgctgTTTGGAACATACTTGGTGTTATGACAGGacacttaccttttttttttaattcttaaaattatttatttatttatttatttattggccaggcagcatatgggatcttagttcctggaccagggatcaaacctgcaccccctgcattggaagtgcagagtcttaaccactggaccaccagggaagtcccaggacacttcttcctttccaaactaTGACTTTGTATTACTATCACTGTTCCAAAGTCAAGATTGTGAAACAAAATAACAACTCTGAGGCTCAGGGTTGGAGCCCCTTTGCCATACTACACATACCCTGATGATAAGAAAGTCCTCAGTGGGGTAAACCCATAGATTTCTTGGACAGAACCACCCTGACCAAAGGTTTCATGTCTCATGAACCAATCCAGAATCTGCCCATAACTCAAATCTGTGACTCTACAGAGGTTCCAGATCTTCGACTGAGTAACCTCAGCCAACCTGAGATGCATAAATGACTTTGCCTTTCATTCAGATAGGGGAGAGCGGGGAATGATGAAATAAACACAACCCCTGTAATGTTAACACACACTTTGAATTAGAAATTAATCTCTCCTCTACTAGGTTGTAAACTCCAGATCCGTATCTGCTTTCCCTACCATTGTGTCCCTGGCGGTTAGCACAGGGAGTTCCAGCCTCAAAATGAGAtctgcttgataaatatttgttgactgaatgaatactgactcaaatttattatttaaaaaagaaagtgtagCTCATTccttgctggtaggaatgcaaaatggtataaccactttggaagacagttcggcaatttcttttttatttatttatttatttatttggctgcgccgagTGTTAGTCATGGCACATAGAATCTTCGTTGCcacgtgtgggatcttttttttgtgtgtgtgtggtacatgggcctcttactgctgtggcctctcccattgcagagcacaggctccggacgcgtaggctcagcggccatggctcacgggctcagccactccgcggcatgtgggatcttcccagaccggggcacgaacccgtgtcccctgcatcggcaggcagactctcaaccactgcgccaccagggaaacccgtgtgggatcttttagttgcggcatgcgaactcttaattgcagcatatgggatctagttccctgaccaggaattgaacccgggccccctgcattgggagcgaggagtcttagccactggaccaccagggaattcccagtttggcaatttcttacaaagctaaacatagtttTACTGTTGGATCCAGCAATCAGACTTCCAgctatttacccaaatgagctgaaaattcatgtccacacaaaaacctgcacatgaatattTGCAGCAgttttattcacaattgccaaatactggaagcaaccaaatgtCCTTCAAAAGGTGAATGGATAGACACAcagtggcatatccatacaacgAATAGTATCCggcagtaaaaagaaatgagctatcggggacttccctggtggtggagtggttaagactccatactcccaatgcagggggcgcggattcaatccctgctcagggaactagatcccacatgcatgttgcaactaagagttcgcatgacacaactaaggagccggcgagccgcaactaagacctggcgcaaccaaataaatgaataaatataaataaatttttaaaaattatatcttcaacctactataaaaaaaagaaaaagaaatgagctatcaagacaTTAGAAGATATGGAGGTGATCTCGGAGAGACAGcagtgagatcttagttccctgcccaggaattgaacctgcgTAGCccggatgaaaaccaggaatcctagccactagagcaccaggggctagaggctagaagcaaagtGGCCCTGGCTCTTTCCCCCATTTGAGagcaagaatgtttcaaggaggcaaaaactgtaaaaaacaggTACAacgtttattattagagacacagcagtatgggagagcacacagagaaacagtttattTATTGAAGTCGAAGCTAGGCAGAAATAcccagagagaaagggtgtgggcatCCTTTCTAATGAGGAGGAGCGGAGTAAAGAGGtgatttaaatcacttatataggACAGTTCTTCctggtctttgtttacctttggccaattatctcctttcttttttcacacaTGACTGGTCCTAGGACCTTCCCCAAGCTGCGTGTGCAACTTTTTGCTAAGATGGATTCCACCGCAGAGGCCTGTGGGTGTATGTCCACActtatggggtggtgccccctccctttttgaccctcAAGGAGCCTTCCTGCACATGTCCAGATAGGGAAGTCTTCCTTGACCTCACGAGTGgtcatcttatctctttacttcagcagagctcagcttctgccacTAGCTTTGTCCTAGGAGTGTTTGGGTGAGAACAGAGCTTCAGTGTTATTCCACTTGACAAACCCCAGCTGtccagcccaggggcccatctatctcctactTTAGATGAACTTTAAATGCATGTTGCTTAGTGAAAGAAGGGagtctgaaaaggctgcatactgtctgattccaactatatgacattctggaaaaggcaaaactatagggacagtAAAAATGATCAGGGTCCCCGTGGTTACCAGGGGCTCgaggggtgggggaggtaggtggagcacagaggatttttcgGGCAGTGAATCAAttttgtatgatactgtaatggtagaTATATGAcgttatgcatttgtcaaaactcttagaatgtacaacacaaagagtgaaccctaatgtaaactatgaacaatgcatcaatattggttcatcagcTATAACAAATGTACACATTAACACATGTGAACAACAGAAACTGAGTGGGGGTTAtgtgggaactctgtactatctgtTCAATTTTCGGTAAACCGAAATCTGCTCTAAAAAAGTAAAGTCTGATAATTAAAAGAGAGTAAATGAACGAATCTATAAAATAATTGGATTAAATTATTGCCAGCTCTGAATCACACTCCAGCTCTGTGCCTCAGGGTCCCCATGTGTAAAACCAAGCTGAGGTTTGAGTTTCGCGCCCGACGGGAGGAGAGAGGGTAGCTCTCCTATCGTCCAAGGGTTCAGGAGAGAACCCGATACCGTGCGCCTTTGGACACCCAGGCCTGCGATGAGCCCCGCCCACCCCCGGGAGCCCGCCCCCAGGAGCCAGTCCTAGGCCCACACGCTCCCTCAGCCCCGCGCATAGGCCGCGCCCTCGCACGCCATTGGCTCTCCAATTGGACGGCTCGGAGGAGGTGTTGGCGGAAGGGGTGAGTCTGATTGGCTGGGCGGGGCCGACGGTGTGCGAGGAACATGGCGGAGCGCGGGAGGAAGCGGCCCTGTGGCCCGGTAGGTGGAGGGATGTGGGATCCCGCGGCAGGGCGCGGGGTGGAGGCAAGAGAAAGAGCCGCTTGGGGGCCCGTGGCGGGGCCTGGCCGTACCTCTAGCTCCCTGCTCGTCGCTGCTCCGCGGCCCAAGTCCCCGAGGTGCCGCATGCTCATGGCCTCAAGCACCCCTGTCCAGATGAGAACCGGAGGTGGGAGCCGGGGTTCGAGTCAGAGCCGGGATTGCGTTGGGTAACTCATTGCCCGGGGCCTGGATTCAGAAGACCGGACCCGGCTCGGAATCCCGAGCCCTTTCGTGGCGTATCTCTTCTGACACCAGGGCGACAGTGGGCAGGTCCTGTCCCCCTGaacctgtttcctcttctctccagTGGGAACTCATTAAacaatttattgaatgcttactgtgtgccaggtgtggTCTCAGGCACTGGGGGTACGAcaggtccctgccctcctgaCGCTCTCTCTGGGCAGCAGGagtgtggcggggtggggggggagggttcCCTCACCACCCCCATTTAAAGAGAGGGGACAGCTGTGGAGCAGCAAGTGGGACCTCCTCTCAGGTGTGACCATTCAGCCTCACTCCTATATCTCCTCCCACCCCTACTCCAGGGTGAACATGGCCAGAGGGTGGAGTGGCGAAAATGGAAGCAACAGAGTAAGTAAGGGACCGGGGCGGTGGGCTCAGATGGGGAGCTGAGCGTCTGTGCTCACCTCTCCCCAAGGCCACTCCATCAGTGCACAGCTGAATCTTGGGGAAACGCCACCAGATTTGTCCCCTCTAGGTCCCACAGTACCCAAAATGGGGAGGAAGGGGCCAGAAGCCCTGGGAGGCTCCTTTGGCTGCCGTCTCAGCAGCACTGGAGAGCCCAGGCTGACCCTACTGAGAGGACATCACCTCCTGGACTGCTCCAAGTCCTCCTCACCTCCaagtccctcttccctccaccaaTCGGGATGTCCTCTTAtccagaaaaagaggagaaaaagaagtggAAGGATCTCAAGATGATGAAAAAACTGGAGCGGCAGCGAGTGCAGGAGGAACAGGCAAAGCGAcagcaggaggaggaggcagcTGCCCAGAGGGAGGACCGGGGTGAGCAAGCTGGGTCCTGGGTAGGGCAGAGAATGCTATAGCTGGAGGGGCCCTTAGGGGCCAGTGGGTCCAGACATCTTGTCCTGAtggagaaaatgaggctcagagaatggGAGGGACCCAGAAAATGGAGTCCTAACTTCCTACCTAGGTAGATTTCGATTCTGTGGAGGGTAAGCATCATATATCATCACTTTATGCCTCTAGAACCTCATCATTgtaatgacagtttttttttttttttttttttttgcggtatgcgggcctctcactgttgtggcctctctcattgcggagcacaggctccggatgcgcaggctcagcagccatggctcacgggcctagttgctccacggcatgtgggatcttcccggaccggggcacgaacctgtgtctcctgcatcggcaggcggactctcaaccactgcaccaccagggaagcccccgacagttaattttttacttttttattgatcACTGTGTGCTTTAATTCc is a window encoding:
- the KYAT1 gene encoding kynurenine--oxoglutarate transaminase 1 isoform X1, whose translation is MADGSPQSVQGNRQEQNWCFRQIWTQRLAALTGRRWASRPNPSFSIPAVIKEQNMPHRLSEMMVEFVKLASESDVVNLGQGFPDFPPPDFAVEAFQHAVSGDFMLNQYTKAFGYPPLTKILASFFGKLLGQDIDPLKNVLVTVGAYGALFTAFQALVDEGDEVIIIEPFFDCYEPMTLMAGGRPVFVSLKPRPKQDGELDSSSNWQLDPTELASKFTSRTKALILNTPNNPLGKVFSRAELELVASLCQQHDVVCITDEVYQWLVYDGCQHISIASLPGMWERTLTIGSAGKTFSATGWKVGWVLGPDRLLKHLRTVHQNSIFHCPTQGQVAVAQSFEREQLHFGQPSSYFVQLPQAIQRCRDHMIQSLQSVGLRPVIPQGGYFLITDISEFKTKMPNLPGAADEPYDRRFVKWMIKNKGLMAIPVSIFCSVPHQKLFDHYIRFCFMKDESTLQAMDEKLQKWNDELRP
- the KYAT1 gene encoding kynurenine--oxoglutarate transaminase 1 isoform X2, coding for MALGGMFRNAAAIYLHLVGPFRGKKSGASLARCLHQTLVMTKRLQARRLDGIDHNPWVEFVKLASESDVVNLGQGFPDFPPPDFAVEAFQHAVSGDFMLNQYTKAFGYPPLTKILASFFGKLLGQDIDPLKNVLVTVGAYGALFTAFQALVDEGDEVIIIEPFFDCYEPMTLMAGGRPVFVSLKPRPKQDGELDSSSNWQLDPTELASKFTSRTKALILNTPNNPLGKVFSRAELELVASLCQQHDVVCITDEVYQWLVYDGCQHISIASLPGMWERTLTIGSAGKTFSATGWKVGWVLGPDRLLKHLRTVHQNSIFHCPTQGQVAVAQSFEREQLHFGQPSSYFVQLPQAIQRCRDHMIQSLQSVGLRPVIPQGGYFLITDISEFKTKMPNLPGAADEPYDRRFVKWMIKNKGLMAIPVSIFCSVPHQKLFDHYIRFCFMKDESTLQAMDEKLQKWNDELRP
- the KYAT1 gene encoding kynurenine--oxoglutarate transaminase 1 isoform X3, translating into MTKRLQARRLDGIDHNPWVEFVKLASESDVVNLGQGFPDFPPPDFAVEAFQHAVSGDFMLNQYTKAFGYPPLTKILASFFGKLLGQDIDPLKNVLVTVGAYGALFTAFQALVDEGDEVIIIEPFFDCYEPMTLMAGGRPVFVSLKPRPKQDGELDSSSNWQLDPTELASKFTSRTKALILNTPNNPLGKVFSRAELELVASLCQQHDVVCITDEVYQWLVYDGCQHISIASLPGMWERTLTIGSAGKTFSATGWKVGWVLGPDRLLKHLRTVHQNSIFHCPTQGQVAVAQSFEREQLHFGQPSSYFVQLPQAIQRCRDHMIQSLQSVGLRPVIPQGGYFLITDISEFKTKMPNLPGAADEPYDRRFVKWMIKNKGLMAIPVSIFCSVPHQKLFDHYIRFCFMKDESTLQAMDEKLQKWNDELRP